The genomic region TGAATGTACACAAAGTGAAAAGATTTTACTGACTAAAAGGACACACAGAAAATGAAGAATATGGAACAGTATGAGTACAGTCggctttttttttttccagtttcCTGGCTAACCTGCCAATAACCCTTTGTGGTTATAGGAACATAAGTATGCTTCCCCTTGAAATGTTTGGAATCAACTCCACCAAACACTATCTCCCCTCCAATTTCAGCTTCTGGATCTCTACTTATCCAAAACGAGAAAACTTCCTCGCTTACCAGTCCTTGTTCAACCATGTTATACCTGTATATATTATAATCAGTATCCAGGAGGTGATAAAAAATGCACAATGATTTTGTGAAGGGAAGCAAATTTCCAAATGAAACAAGATACGGAGCTTCAGGTTCAAAGTTTGGCATACCATACAGGAGTAACATTTTTTACTGAGATCTCTTGAAATCCAAGCCCTAATATACCATCAAACTTTCCAATTAGAAAAGCAAGGCTTCCTTCTCGAGTTGTTTCAATGAAAACCTGGCATAATAAGTGAACTTCCAGTCACGGTCACACAAAATGATAAGTCCTCTTTTAAACAGCGTACTTTCCGTTGACTCTATGCGATCAGCTATCACTAGGACCAAACTTTGACCACATTTATTGCATTAATATATTACGAAGTATTAACATAACTGAAAGATTTTATGAAAACCGATGTAAACGTTTTGCTATCGTATAATGTTTATATACTGTCGGAATTTTGAAGCTTTGATATCAAACGGGAAGAACATTGTGAAATAGAGGAAGTGCCCCGGCACTTATGAATAAAAGACGTGTACAGCTTTAACAAACCTGATCCCTGATTGTAAGGTCTCCAACTTCAACATGATCCTGACTGAGGAAACCAGAGATTGATCCCGACCCATAACTAATGTCACATTTTTTTCCTGAAATAAGTCAGAGTCAGAAATGCTGCAGGTGCCGAGCTCAACTCACATACAGTATATTTACTGTACATTTTACATTACCATTACTGGTGTATGAAGCAGACTTTCTAGATTTGTACTTGGAGTGGAAATAACATGGAATCTGCACACAGCTAATGATGAGCCATATGATGGAATCACGTGTCAGAAGCACAGAAGACATTAAAACTTACAGAGAACAAGCATTTTGAAGATGGAACCCAAAGGTTAGAACTTCCAGTATCAAATATGACAGTAAACTTTTGTGGAGGCGTTCCAATGGCGATCTCTCCATAGTATTGAGCCCCCAAGAAGTCCTTCAAGTACACCATGTCCCCACTTGAACTGCCATATAGCCGTCCTTCCCTAGCTTCATGATCCAATCCTATCTTTCTCACTATTCTCAGCGCTTTCACAGTATCACGATCTAAAGGCCGCTTTTTCAAATTGATTCTCACCAAAGCCTCAGTGCTTGGAAAGACATGGGAACTTATAAGTATCGAAATGCAAAGAAGTACTAAGAGATTCCTGAGGACCATTGTTGTGATGAAACCCTACAATATAGTAATAATTTAGTTTCAGTTGCCATTAGGTGAGAACAAAATTACAACTCCATATAGTCCATAGATGCATTTCAGAACATACATGAAACTTATAACTCGATTAACTTCTTAACTTATGTATGGGAAAACATGTGCGACAAATCTCAAAATGTAAAAACTGAGGAAATAAAGAAATGGAATGTGAGCTAACAACAGCAGGACAtttaaaaccgaaatcacattgGTAATCACTAGTCAGGGTACTTGAAAAATACTCCcaccgtcccaatcatttgtttacctttgattaaaatacccctcacaataaataaaataaagataaacaaataaatgagaGGGAAATCGTATCAATTAATAAAACCTCCACACATAtcttagggtccgtttggattgaaggaattggagagaaggggaggggagggaaagggagggatttaatttcctttgtttggataaaaaatatgggagaaaggaaatggaaggggagagaaatgagaggacttattttccctcctatagaacaaactataatctttccaagggtgacaagatttggaaagaaaacattatttgaACTATAATTATACCACCAacatccttcaatcctccatccattcttcatctccctccttcctccccttccatttcccttcataatttttgttatccaaacacccacatcccatttgccctcctcttctctcccctcccttcacctcccctcactcc from Silene latifolia isolate original U9 population chromosome 3, ASM4854445v1, whole genome shotgun sequence harbors:
- the LOC141647459 gene encoding aspartic proteinase-like isoform X1; translated protein: MGFITTMVLRNLLVLLCISILISSHVFPSTEALVRINLKKRPLDRDTVKALRIVRKIGLDHEAREGRLYGSSSGDMVYLKDFLGAQYYGEIAIGTPPQKFTVIFDTGSSNLWVPSSKCLFSIPCYFHSKYKSRKSASYTSNGKKCDISYGSGSISGFLSQDHVEVGDLTIRDQVFIETTREGSLAFLIGKFDGILGLGFQEISVKNVTPVWYNMVEQGLVSEEVFSFWISRDPEAEIGGEIVFGGVDSKHFKGKHTYVPITTKGYWQFEMNDFLIGNYSTGFCSGGCAAIVDSGTSLIGGPTHVITEINHAIGAEGVFSYECKDVVSQYGDLIWDLLISGVQPHKVCSQLGVCIFSGTEYVSAGIETVVERENRKNTTSGIDLLCTACEMTVAWMQNQLKQSKTKDVVIHYVNKLCENIPSPNQESVVDCSRVSDLPDVTFTIADKHFRLTPDQYIMKTGIDVAEVCISGFMAFGVPPPRGPLWILGDVFMGAYHTVFDYGNLRLGFAEAA